One Streptomyces sp. NBC_00454 genomic region harbors:
- a CDS encoding S41 family peptidase — protein sequence MRIVTATAVALALVGAAAPTATAHQPATDGIWRTDGYGTVLSIRNGTLQEYQTTAVSCIAGDTARWTGPGAYTTPGGIVLTVRTRGARDRASVRLDGDVGERNLRRMTELPDACTRSAPGGPLASFDVFWRSFEENYPFFAAKGIDWHAVRDRYRPTVHEGTTPDELFAVFGKMVEPLHDAHVAVWDIDGDGDGDPDRAFAQVRPGTVRPDGKLDAKVKKFVVERDLKDARNLQDFAAGRITYADLPGGQGYLRISGFGGYAGGDASYAAELAELDKALDTILGQERTRHLKGLVIDLRINGGGSDAMGLHLAGRLTDTPYLAYSKRARNDPADPTRHTRPQPLYVTPAQGPRYTGPVAVLTGGSTVSAGETFTQALMDRPGRTVRIGQPTQGVFSDVMVRKLPNGMSLWLPNEELLTRSGRTFDGAGIPPHLTEPVFTTEEFDQNKDSAFDRAVKVLRD from the coding sequence GTGCGCATCGTCACGGCCACCGCCGTTGCCCTGGCCCTCGTCGGCGCAGCCGCGCCGACCGCCACCGCCCACCAGCCGGCCACCGACGGAATCTGGCGCACCGACGGCTACGGCACTGTGCTGTCCATCCGGAACGGAACCCTCCAGGAGTACCAGACCACCGCCGTCAGCTGCATCGCGGGCGACACCGCACGGTGGACCGGCCCCGGCGCCTACACCACGCCCGGAGGCATCGTCCTCACCGTGCGCACCCGCGGGGCCCGCGACCGCGCCTCCGTACGGCTGGACGGCGACGTCGGCGAACGGAACCTGCGCCGGATGACGGAACTGCCCGACGCCTGCACGCGTTCCGCCCCCGGGGGACCGCTCGCCTCCTTCGACGTCTTCTGGCGGTCCTTCGAGGAGAACTACCCCTTCTTCGCCGCCAAGGGCATCGACTGGCACGCCGTACGCGACCGGTACCGGCCCACCGTCCACGAAGGGACGACCCCGGACGAACTCTTCGCCGTTTTCGGCAAGATGGTCGAGCCGCTCCACGACGCCCACGTCGCCGTCTGGGACATCGACGGTGACGGCGACGGTGACCCCGACCGGGCCTTCGCGCAGGTCCGCCCAGGCACCGTGCGGCCCGACGGGAAGCTCGACGCCAAGGTCAAGAAGTTCGTCGTGGAGCGCGACCTCAAGGACGCCCGGAACCTCCAGGACTTCGCCGCCGGGCGGATCACCTACGCCGACCTCCCCGGCGGGCAGGGCTACCTGCGGATCTCCGGCTTCGGCGGCTACGCGGGCGGCGACGCCTCCTACGCCGCCGAGCTGGCCGAGCTCGACAAGGCGCTGGACACGATCCTCGGCCAGGAGCGCACCCGGCACCTGAAGGGCCTGGTCATCGACCTGCGGATCAACGGCGGCGGCTCCGACGCCATGGGGCTCCACCTTGCCGGGCGGCTGACCGACACGCCCTACCTCGCCTACTCCAAGCGAGCTCGCAACGATCCCGCGGACCCCACCCGGCACACGCGCCCCCAGCCCCTGTACGTCACGCCCGCCCAGGGCCCCCGCTACACCGGGCCGGTCGCCGTACTGACTGGCGGCTCCACCGTCAGCGCGGGAGAGACCTTCACCCAGGCCCTCATGGACCGGCCCGGCCGGACCGTGCGGATCGGGCAGCCCACGCAGGGCGTCTTCTCGGACGTCATGGTGCGCAAGCTCCCCAACGGCATGTCGCTCTGGCTGCCGAACGAGGAGCTGCTGACCCGGTCGGGCAGGACCTTCGACGGCGCGGGCATCCCGCCGCACCTCACCGAGCCGGTCTTCACCACGGAGGAGTTCGACCAGAACAAGGACTCGGCCTTCGACCGGGCCGTGAAGGTCCTGCGGGACTAG
- a CDS encoding DUF2867 domain-containing protein produces the protein MKIPRTAHSDQPWRIHEFTGDFRTEDVWSFRTPGAGPDDFPVILAAMQTADGFAKQPRAVRFLFAARRKLGALLGWDKPKTSLGKRVQPLYDRLPDDLRETVDVSDTSGAPFTPVYLLHNESVRELANKTCHAVMHLGWVPTGGGEYELRMAILVKPNGRFGRVYMALIAPFRYLIVYPAITRQWERAWRDRELPPTPNVGPRP, from the coding sequence ATGAAAATTCCCCGCACGGCCCATTCCGACCAGCCGTGGCGGATCCACGAGTTCACCGGCGACTTTCGGACCGAGGACGTGTGGTCCTTCCGCACCCCCGGTGCCGGCCCGGACGACTTTCCCGTCATACTCGCCGCGATGCAGACAGCCGACGGATTCGCCAAGCAGCCCCGTGCAGTCCGGTTCCTGTTCGCGGCGCGCCGGAAGTTAGGTGCCCTCCTCGGTTGGGACAAGCCCAAGACGAGCCTTGGGAAGCGGGTTCAACCACTGTATGACCGCCTGCCAGACGATCTCCGTGAGACCGTCGACGTCTCCGACACCAGCGGCGCCCCGTTCACCCCCGTGTACCTGCTCCACAACGAGTCCGTCCGCGAACTGGCGAACAAGACCTGCCACGCCGTCATGCACCTGGGGTGGGTGCCGACCGGAGGCGGCGAGTACGAACTGCGAATGGCGATCCTGGTCAAGCCCAACGGCCGGTTCGGACGGGTGTACATGGCTCTCATCGCACCGTTCCGCTACCTGATCGTCTACCCCGCGATCACCCGGCAGTGGGAGCGAGCCTGGCGGGACCGCGAGCTTCCGCCCACCCCGAACGTCGGTCCTCGACCGTAG
- a CDS encoding ankyrin repeat domain-containing protein — MGEEPLITAVRNGDENAVRILLEDGTNPDVVDEQGTPALCLAISAFNSTIASYLVEGGADPDRRLPDGSTPRLRAVDSGSIGLVFGLLGGSALIGEATRAELLARARQWHETGPVTMLRELTGTSDAVELVRVRDKEWSTDYHEFRLGGMTVRDGHTGILTVLEKHFGLHLGFDELAARACALEYPDYEHAVWSEIVHTLARRQDDETWEAAAVLRGHPDPLHRRFGAEVLVCLHIEADLTNVPSPFEQRMLELFLDWAKQEQHSDVLAEILAGLSHHEDPRIEPLGLSYLTHPAPQVRARVLSTLRIVDSERSGRQTFTPEGLNAMLALARDTDASVRKGAGYQLAHSLNPEPAIGETLAGLLDDADQQTRIWAIYGLAERDDPRCVDGADRVGPVDEYESWSWILDAPSRYEQRQREREAPATTE; from the coding sequence ATGGGCGAGGAGCCACTCATCACGGCGGTGCGGAACGGGGACGAGAACGCGGTCAGAATACTGCTCGAGGACGGGACGAATCCCGACGTCGTCGACGAGCAGGGCACCCCCGCACTCTGCCTGGCCATCTCAGCGTTCAACTCGACGATCGCCAGCTATCTGGTGGAAGGCGGCGCGGATCCGGACCGCCGGCTGCCCGACGGGAGCACCCCACGATTGCGGGCTGTCGACAGCGGTTCCATCGGCCTCGTCTTCGGCCTGCTCGGTGGATCGGCCCTCATCGGCGAGGCCACCCGCGCGGAACTGCTGGCACGCGCCCGGCAGTGGCACGAGACGGGCCCGGTCACCATGCTCCGGGAGCTGACCGGCACCTCGGACGCGGTCGAGCTGGTTCGCGTCCGGGACAAGGAGTGGTCCACCGATTACCATGAGTTCCGGCTCGGCGGAATGACCGTCCGCGACGGCCACACAGGGATCCTCACCGTCCTCGAGAAGCACTTCGGACTGCACCTGGGCTTTGACGAATTGGCGGCACGCGCGTGCGCACTCGAGTACCCGGACTATGAACACGCCGTCTGGTCGGAGATCGTCCACACCCTTGCCCGGAGACAGGACGACGAGACCTGGGAGGCTGCGGCGGTACTGCGGGGCCATCCAGATCCTCTGCACCGCCGCTTCGGTGCGGAGGTCCTGGTCTGCCTCCACATAGAGGCTGACCTGACGAACGTCCCGAGCCCGTTCGAGCAGCGCATGCTCGAGCTCTTCCTCGACTGGGCGAAGCAGGAGCAACACTCGGACGTCCTGGCCGAGATCCTGGCCGGCCTGAGCCACCATGAGGACCCGAGGATCGAGCCACTGGGGCTCTCATACCTCACCCACCCTGCCCCGCAGGTACGCGCCAGGGTGCTCTCGACCCTAAGAATCGTGGACTCGGAGAGGTCGGGGCGGCAGACGTTCACCCCCGAGGGGCTGAACGCCATGCTCGCACTGGCCAGGGACACCGACGCCTCCGTTCGCAAGGGCGCCGGCTACCAGCTTGCGCACAGCCTGAATCCGGAACCCGCCATCGGGGAGACCCTGGCCGGCCTGCTCGACGACGCGGACCAGCAGACCCGGATCTGGGCCATCTACGGACTGGCCGAGCGGGACGATCCGCGCTGCGTTGACGGCGCCGACCGGGTGGGACCCGTCGACGAGTACGAGTCATGGTCCTGGATACTCGACGCGCCCTCACGGTATGAGCAGCGCCAGAGGGAGCGGGAAGCGCCAGCCACGACCGAGTAG